Proteins from a genomic interval of Luteibacter pinisoli:
- a CDS encoding LysR family transcriptional regulator, with protein sequence MRLSDVRIFAVVASSRSLSSAARQLAITPMQVSRRIAALEEELRVRLLQRTTRSVSLTPEGEAFIPYATAMVDADEGARLELGRNQSVVRGHIRLTAPSVFGLEVVLPVVKAMLRQYPEMDVDLDLSDGVVDIVAGGYDMAIRIARLKDSDLIAHRLAPNPRILCASPTYLEKRGTPRVLADLGEHECIGLTRVGKWPFVVDGGIHRIQYAGRFTSSSVDAARSIALDASGIAMLTRWDVRSQLASGRLREIHLDDAAMEQLYIWAIMPSRQHIPARVRVFLEALEASLAVAP encoded by the coding sequence GTCGCCTCATCGAGGAGCCTATCCTCGGCAGCCAGGCAGCTGGCAATCACACCGATGCAGGTATCCCGGCGGATAGCTGCGCTGGAGGAAGAGCTGCGCGTTCGCTTGCTGCAAAGGACAACCCGGTCGGTGTCGTTGACGCCGGAAGGCGAAGCGTTCATCCCCTATGCGACGGCCATGGTCGATGCCGACGAGGGAGCGCGGCTTGAGCTCGGCAGGAATCAGTCCGTCGTCCGCGGGCATATCCGACTGACGGCGCCGTCGGTGTTCGGCCTGGAGGTAGTGCTGCCGGTGGTCAAGGCCATGCTGAGGCAATACCCGGAGATGGATGTAGACCTCGACCTTAGCGATGGCGTTGTCGATATCGTTGCAGGGGGCTACGACATGGCCATCCGGATCGCCCGGTTAAAGGACTCCGACCTCATCGCGCACAGGCTGGCCCCTAACCCCCGCATTCTCTGCGCATCGCCAACCTACCTCGAGAAGCGGGGAACGCCCAGGGTCCTCGCGGACCTCGGCGAGCATGAATGCATCGGGTTAACGCGAGTGGGAAAGTGGCCTTTCGTCGTTGACGGCGGCATTCATCGCATTCAGTATGCGGGCCGCTTCACCAGCAGTAGCGTCGACGCGGCACGCTCCATCGCTCTCGATGCGTCGGGAATTGCAATGCTCACGCGCTGGGATGTACGCAGTCAGCTGGCCTCGGGACGGCTGAGGGAAATACACCTCGATGATGCCGCCATGGAGCAGCTTTACATCTGGGCGATCATGCCATCGCGGCAGCACATTCCCGCTAGGGTGAGGGTGTTCCTGGAAGCGCTGGAGGCGAGCTTGGCTGTGGCCCCGTAG